A region from the Engraulis encrasicolus isolate BLACKSEA-1 chromosome 18, IST_EnEncr_1.0, whole genome shotgun sequence genome encodes:
- the LOC134468501 gene encoding kallikrein-8-like, producing MVDSPKVPTEVRCGGTLIGQDWVLTAAECQHPKLVALLGQGSDLSKREKFDVKKQYIYKDTKGQHGVMLLHLKRSRFMKFFKISAKYQVLGLPPKDQCHSPQVGATVQMVGYKEAGLAVEPSTFLSSSTTGPTPACVRLSVAECPDFSGYKDKKIELDKAFSYTEMVCAGTESDNTCSGAAGGGMVYNSMVYGVVKGSTKASCSGPIKFTSICPYRDWILKTRGKK from the exons ATGGTGGATTCCCCAAAGGTGCCCACAGAGGTCCGCTGCGGAGGCACGCTGATCGGACAGGACTGGGTTCTGACAGCCGCCGAGTGCCAACACCC GAAACTGGTGGCTCTCCTAGGTCAAGGCAGCGACTTGAGTAAGCGTGAGAAATTTGATGTGAAAAAGCAGTACATCTACAAGGACACAAAGGGGCAGCACGGGGTCATGCTGCTGCACCTGAAGAGATCCAGGTTCATGAAGTTCTTCAAAATCAGCGCCAAGTACCAGGTCCTTGGCCTTCCTCCCAAGGACCAGTGTCACAGTCCACAGGTTGGAGCAACCGTCCAGATGGTGGGATATAAGGAGGCGGGCCTGGCCGTCGAACCCTCAACATTTCTATCAT CCTCGACCACCGGCCCCACCCCAGCGTGCGTGAGGCTGTCAGTAGCTGAGTGTCCAGACTTCTCAGGGTACAAGGACAAAAAGATTGAACTGGACAAGGCCTTCAGCTACACGGAGATGGTGTGTGCAGGCACAGAGAGTGACAACACCTGCAGT ggagcagcGGGCGGTGGTATGGTCTACAACTCCATGGTGTACGGTGTGGTGAAGGGGAGCACCAAGGCGTCCTGCTCCGGCCCTATCAAGTTCACCAGCATCTGCCCCTACAGGGACTGGATCCTCAAGACCAGGGGCAAGAAATGA
- the LOC134468500 gene encoding kallikrein-8-like — MSQCDDVLSFYLTIQHTASTTGPTPSCVELSVAKCPDFSGYAKKTDKLDKAFSYTEMVCAGTESDNTCSGAAGGGMVYNSMVYGVVKGSTKASCSGPIKFTSICPYRDWILKTRGKK; from the exons ATGTCCCAATGTGATGATGTGCTCTCCTTTTATCTGACTATCCAACACACAGCCTCGACCACCGGTCCCACCCCGTCGTGCGTGGAGCTATCGGTGGCTAAGTGTCCAGACTTCTCAGGGTATGCGAAGAAGACAGATAAATTGGACAAGGCCTTCAGCTACACGGAGATGGTGTGTGCAGGCACAGAGAGCGACAACACCTGCAGT ggagcagcGGGCGGTGGTATGGTCTACAACTCCATGGTGTACGGTGTGGTGAAGGGGAGCACCAAGGCATCCTGCTCCGGCCCTATCAAGTTCACCAGCATCTGCCCCTACAGGGACTGGATCCTCAAGACCAGGGGCAAGAAATAA